From Haliotis asinina isolate JCU_RB_2024 chromosome 8, JCU_Hal_asi_v2, whole genome shotgun sequence, a single genomic window includes:
- the LOC137294127 gene encoding homeobox protein MSX-1-like, which yields MLSSFLANTYNYQHPDNSHLFFPTPLNVPQFSYGRQPTFPSSSAPSTSTAPTTLTTSSSPSEASSMEVKQEVEEEAIPVGNTSSASIKFSIDNILGLRSASDKGDSGSSDVPQQPVCEDEDEADDNQAVLDEECPRFPWLQCTRYKPPKLPRLKKKDGVKRRKLGRNPRVPFTQHQVAVLEEKFRRTHYLSSMDVAELSTALNLSDNRVKIWFQNRRARERRDREAAQTSALFPPKPSQPLMVPSVTWPIPSTSTNTAFAQLRTAIQQSRGSFLPSAFSLYLPRPTGQDGGKCSVDTTDDRSDKYCS from the exons ATGTTGTCATCATTCCTGGCAAACACTTACAACTACCAGCACCCAGACAACTCGCATCTTTTCTTCCCAACGCCGCTCAACGTCCCCCAGTTCTCATACGGAAGACAGCCAACATTTCCCTCTTCGTCAGCACCATCTACATCAACGGCACCAACGACATTGACAACATCATCATCCCCATCAGAAGCCAGCAGCATGGAGGTGAAGCAAGAAGTTGAGGAGGAAGCCATCCCTGTGGGAAACACATCCTCCGCCAGCATAAAGTTCTCCATAGACAATATCCTTGGCCTGAGATCGGCGTCCGACAAGGGGGACAGTGGCAGTAGTGATGTTCCACAACAACCTGTGTGTGAAGACGAAGACGAAGCAGACGACAATCAAGCAGTACTGGATGAAGAGTGTCCAAGATTCCCCTGGCTTCAGTGTACCCGCTACAAGCCACCAAAATTGCCAA GGCTGAAGAAGAAAGACGGCGTGAAAAGGAGGAAGCTAGGCCGCAACCCACGTGTTCCCTTCACTCAACACCAGGTGGCGGTTTTAGAGGAGAAGTTTCGCCGAACTCACTACCTCAGTAGCATGGATGTTGCCGAACTATCGACAGCGCTCAACCTATCAGACAACAGG GTCAAGATCTGGTTCCAGAACCGACGTGCACGCGAACGTCGCGACAGAGAGGCAGCGCAGACATCAGCCCTTTTCCCACCAAAACCATCCCAGCCACTCATGGTGCCCTCGGTTACTTGGCCAATCCCCTCAACTTCCACAAACACGGCGTTCGCACAACTCCGCACAGCCATCCAGCAGAGTCGAGGGAGCTTCCTCCCCTCAGCGTTCAGTCTGTACCTTCCCCGCCCAACGGGGCAAGACGGAGGCAAGTGTAGCGTCGACACGACAGATGATCGTTCGGACAAGTATTGTAGTTGA